The genomic stretch GATAAACGCATCTTCCAGCATTGTTTATAACATTCCGAAATTATAAACCTTTTTACTTTCTTCCGAATTGAATTCCGAGAGAATCCTGAAAATCATTTTGATTCCATTTCATAAAAAGGCTACTCATTCGAGGGAGGATTTCTAAAAATTGTCCCCGTCGCAAAAGAACGACAAATATCAAGAGCACCATAAACAATCTCTCTTGATCCAAAGACCGGACCTTGTTTAGATTTCGAATACTAAAGGATATACTATGGCTAATTTCGTTTCCCCAGAAGAAGCAATTTCTGAGATAAAGAATGGAGATAGAGTTTTTATTCATAGTGTGTTCGCTGCTCCTTCCGTTCTGATCCAAAGTCTTACCTCTCGGTCCAAGGATCTTAAGGATATCGAGATCGTTCATATTCATACAGAAGGAGAAGCTCCTTATTCCAGCCAAGGAAACGAGTCCGCATTCAGGACCAATGCATTATTCGTAGCAAGTAATATGAGACAAGCTGTCGCAGAAGGAAGAGCGGATTACCTTCCTATCTTCTTAAGTGAAGCCCCTTCTCTATTTAGAAAGAAAATCCTTCCGATCGATATTGCACTTATTTCCGTTTCGCCTCCTGACAAGCACGGATTCTGTTCCTTGGGAGTCTCTATAGATATAAGCAAGGCCGCTGTAGATTCAGCTACACTTGTGATTGCGCAAGTGAATCGGAATATGCCTAGGACTCATGGAGACGGACTCATTCACATAAGTAAGATCCATAAATTGGTAGAAGGTCATATTCCTCTTTTAGAAGCAAAGCACTCCGAACCGGACCCGATCGAGCAGAAGATCGGAGAACATATTGCAAGCCTCGTAGAAGATGGAGCCACATTGCAAATGGGAATCGGAAGCATTCCGGATGCAGTTCTTTCTTGCCTTACCAACCATAAGGACCTCGGAATTCATACAGAAATGTTTTCCGATGGAGTCATTCCTCTCGTAGAGAAAGGGATCGTCACAGGCTCTCAAAAGAAAATCCACAGAGGAAAGATTGCTACTGGATTCGTGATGGGAACTCGTAAGCTCTACGATTTCGTAGATGATAATCCTGAAGTAGTATTCTTAGATATGGGTTATATCAATGATACGGATAATATCCGCAAGAATCCTAAGGTAACTGCGATCAACTCCGCAGTAGAAGTCGATCTGACAGGACAAGTATGTGCAGATTCCATTGGAACCTATCAGTATTCAGGTGTGGGTGGACAGATGGATTTTATCCGAGGAGCTTCTCTTTCCGAGGGAGGAAAACCGATCATCGCTCTTCCTGCAGCAACTTCCAAGGGATTGAGTAGGATCGTTCCTATATTAAAACCGGGAGCAAGCGTGACTACCACGAGGGCGCATGTCCATTACGTTATCACTGAATATGGAGTAGCTAATCTCTACGGAAAGAACCTTAGACAGAGAGCAAGATTGCTGATCGACATCGCTCATCCAGATCACAGAGAGGAATTAGAAAAACAAGCCCACGAAAGATTCAAGGGCCCTCACTTATAATCGATAAAAATCTGAATTCAGAGAAATAAACAGAACGATCGACTCGCAAAGAATCGACTCCTCTTGAATCAATAGTAAATTACATTTTTAGAATATTGAAAATATATTAATTAATACCTAGTCTCAAAATACCCATTGACATATATCAACCCTCTCAGTGGGGATTTCCGGACCGGATTTCTTGCTTTTTAGGAATCTAATCTCATAGTGGAAGATATTCTTCACGGAAAAACCGGAGAGATACGTAATGAGTTCTTTTGAACAAAAATACAACGACGGAATCGTTAAAGGATTCCTAATTTCGGCGTTGGTCTGGGGAATCGCCTCCATGCTCGTCGGGGTTTGGATCGCCTTCCAAATGGTGTACCCCGAGCTAAACATCGGGCCTTATTTCACATTCGGAAGACTACGTCCACTTCACACGAATGCTGCGATTTTCGGATTCGCTCTCAGCATCATTTTCGCAACAGGTTATCATACTGTGCAAAGGCTTTGCAGGGTGCGCATTTGGAGCGATAAGCTAGCAAATCTACATTTGGCCTTATACAATCTAAGCATTATCCTCGCTGCGATCACGCTTCCTTTGGGATTAAGCCAATCCAAGGAATACGCCGAGCTGGAATGGCCTTTAGATCTGCTTATTGTGATCTGGTTTGTTATCTTTATAGTAAACTATTTCGGGACCATCTTCACTAGAGAAGAAAAGCAATTGTATGTTGCGATCTGGTTCTATATCGCATCCTGGGTCACCATCCCGATCCTTTTCATAGTCAACAACCTCTCCATTCCAGTAAGTTGGATCAAATCCTATTCGGTGTATGCAGGTGTGTATGATGCAAACATCCAATGGTGGTATGGGCATAACGCAGTGGCCTTCGTGCTTACTACTCCATTCTTAGGATTGATGTATTATTATCTTCCTAAGCATATCAAGCAACCCATCTATAGCCACAGGTTATCCATCATTCACTTCTGGAGTTTGATCTTCATCTATATATGGGCAGGTCCTCACCACCTTCTTTATTCTCCTCTGCCTGATTGGTTGCAAACCACAGGAATGGTATTCAGTATCATGTTATGGATGCCTTCTTGGGGAGGAATGCTGAATGGATTCCTTACTCTTACGCAAGCCAAGGAAAAGATCAAAACAGATGCTACCTTGAAAATGATATTAGTAGGAATCACTTTCTACGGTATGTCCACATTCGAAGGTCCCCTTCTCTCTATTCGTTCCGTAAGTGGTTTAGGTCACAACACAGACTGGATCATCGGTCACGTTCACGGAGGAACCTTAGGTTGGGTAGGAATGATGTCCTTTGCAGCGATCTACTATCTCGTGCCTAGGATCTGGAACACCAATCTATATTCGGAAAAACTTGCAAACTTCCACTTCTGGGTCGCGACCTTAGGAATTCTTCTCTATATCGTTTCCATGTGGGTATCCGGAATTACGGAAGGTTCTATGTGGAGAGCGATCGATTCAACAGGAGCACTAAAGTATCCGAACTGGGTGCAGATCACTGAGACATTGAAGCCTTATAGATTATTCCGAGGAATCGGAGGAGGACTCTACTTCATAGGTCTCTTAACAATGATATATAACGTGATCCGGACAATTCGTACATCTGGAAACGGATTCAAAGAGATCGACTTACGAGTAGGACTCAAGGAGGCAAAAGCCTAATGAATTGGTTTGATAAATTATTAGATTGGTTCTCCGGTTTTACAGAGCAATGGGAGAAACACGGGGTCAAATTTACCGCTTACACAACTGTTGCCGTGCTGATCGGAGGGATCTTCGAGCTCATCCCTCCCTTCTTCCTAACAAAGACTGCCGAACCTATTGCGGGGACAAGACCGTATAACGCTTTAGAACTCGCAGGTAGAGACATCTACCAAAGAGAAGGTTGCAATAACTGTCATACTCAGATGGTACGACCTTTTAAATGGGAAGTAGATCGTTTCGATCCGCAGCATTCCTACGGAAAAGACGGATATTCCAAAGCAGGTGAATTCGTTTACGACCATCCTTTCTTATGGGGTTCCAAGAGAACGGGTCCGGATCTGGCTCACGAGTCTCAGATCCAACCTTCCGCAGAATGGCATAGGACTCACTTGATCAATCCAAGAGATACAGCAAAGGGATCCATCATGCCTTCTTATCCTTGGCTCTTCGAAGAATCTTCGAGCCTGGATGCGAAAGAGATCGCAGCCCACATGAAGGGATTGAGAAAGATCGGTGTTCCTTATACGGATGAGGATATCGCCTCCGTCGCCTCTTTGACAACCGGCAAAACGGAAGGAGACGCATTGATCGCTTATCTTCTCAAACTGGGCAAGGATACGGCGGAACTCTCCAAGAATCTGCAGTGAGGAATTAAATTGGACTTAGATACTTTACAAATCTATAAAGCGCTCAGACTTCCCCTTCTCGGATTCTCGATTATATACATTATCTTCTACGTATATAAGAATTCGAGAAAGGAAAGATTAGAAGAACCTAAATACAAAATGCTGGAGGAGGATTGAATCCATGAGCGATCCGAACAAAGAATTCGACGGAATTAGACAGGATGATAATCCCCTTCCCACTTGGTGGAAATGGGTCTTCTTTGGAAGTGTAGTATTTGCAATCTTCTACGCGATCTACTTCCATAAATACTCTGATTGGGGAACTACCGAATATTATTCCGCTCAAGTAAAAGACTACGAGAAGGAATTCCCTAATAAGAATTTGAAAGTGGAAACCGTGGACGGGGTAAATCCTTTTAGGAATAACTCCGAAGCGATTACCGCAGGCCAAACTACATTCCAAACATACTGCGTTGCTTGCCACGGTCCCACGGGAGAAGGCTTAGTAGGTCCTAACTTAATGGATAAGCAATGGCTCCATGGAAATACAGACAAACAAATTTACGAAACCGTAATGAAGGGCGTCCCTGTAGAAAAAACCAAACTGGGCAGAGGACCAATGCCACCTCATGAAAACTCTCTCGGTTCGGAGAAGATCTACCAAGTGATGGCATGGTTGGCCGCTCGTAATCCGGATCTGAAGGCTTCTAACTAAAAGGATCTTTAGGAAGAATATATGATTATTTCCCGCCCAATGTCCGGAAAGATCAGAACTGCCCGCAATTATGTGCAGACTGTACTGATCCTATTATTCTTCGTCACTCCTTGGTTGCGTTGGAATGGAATGCAACTGATCCGTTTGGATATTCCGGAGAGAAAGTTCTTTCTCTTCGGAAATATCTTCGCTCCTCAAGAAGGATACTTCCTTCACTTCTTTCTGATCGGCGCAGGCCTATGCCTCTTCTTGTTCACTTCTTTAATAGGAAGAGTCTGGTGCGGATGGGCCTGCCCTCAGACGATCTATTCGGATGTATTCGATTATATCGGAGGATTGATCCAAGGTTCTAAATACGGCAAGAAAGATTCTCCATTGATAGGAAGAGCAGTTACTCATACAGTTTGGTTCTTAGTGAGCGCGCTCGCTTCTGCCGCATGGATCGCGTATTTTGCGGACCCTTATCTAATGCTTTCGTATTTCCAAAAATTTGAAATTAGAGAAGAGCTCCCTACTTGGACCTATTTCTTTGGATTCTTTACTCTCGCTATGTATGCGGATATCGCGTTTGTTAGAGAGCAATTTTGCAAGTATGCTTGTCCTTATGCTCGCTTTCAAACAGTGATGATGGATACGAATTCAATCAATATCACCTATGATTTCAATCGAGGCGAACCCAGAAGAAAAGGAACCACAAAGATCGGCGACTGCACTGCTTGCAATATGTGCTTAGTAGTATGTCCTACTGGGATCGACATAAGAGAAGGCACAAATGTTTGGTGTATTGCCTGCGGCAAATGTTCCGACGCTTGCACGAAGCAGATGCAAAAAGAAGGCAAGAAAACGCTGATCGGATATTGGTCAGAGAATCAGATCAAGGAAAAGACAAACTCCATAAAATGGATCCGCCCGAGAACAGTAGTGTATGCGGGAGGGCTCCTATTAGTGCTGACCGTTTTAAGTCTTCTTCTTTGGGAAAGAGTGCCACTCTATCTCTCCGTTCTTGCGGATAGAAATATTCAGCCTGTAGATGTGGGAGACGGTAAGGTCCGAAATTTCTATGAAGCACAGATGCAAAATCTCACTCTTGAAAACAGAAGTCTACGATTCGAGATACAAAGAACTGACCTCGAAGGAGTAAGAAGACTCTGGATCGGTGGAACAGAAGAAGCAGTAGTGGAACTTCCGGCAAATTCTGACAGAAGATACAGACTCTTTATAGAATTGGAACCCACGCCCCAGGATGCTTCCCAGAAAAGCCACGAGATCACTTTAAAAGTTTATGATATTCATGATCCTAAATTTCAAAAGACGAATGTAGTTCCCTTCCTTTTACCTATCTCCATTGCGAAAAAGAAAAATCAATCCGTTGCGAGGAATATATGGACAAGAGTCTCAAACGAGCCTTTCTTCTTATAAAGCTGACCTTCTTAAGTCTATTCGTGGCCACCTTCTTTACCGTAAAGATTGCTTTGGCAGGACATACTCCTCCAGTAGACTCAGATTATTATGAAAAAGGATTACGCTACGACCAAACCGTCGCATCCCAAAAAGAATTACTTGCGAGCGGATATCATTTCGAGTCCAATCTCCTCTCCGATCCAAACTCTTTGAAAGTAGGAAAACAGAATATTCTTATATTCTTAAAGAAGGGAGAAGAGCCGATCCGCGGAGCCGATTTGGAATTCAGATTGGAGAGAAGTGCTACAGATTCCTTCAATAAAATACTTCATCTTAAGGAAGTCTCTGCAGGAAAATACTCGGGAGAATTAGACATCCCTTTTGCTGAATCCTGGAGAATACAGATCAGCGCAAAAACAGAAAGTGGAACCCTTCAAAAAACGACTCAGATCAAGGTATTGCATTGAGATCAGTGCTCGTAAAGACTCTTTGCTTTCACTGCAATTCTCCGATTGAAGGGGGTCCGATCTTTCGAACTATAAAAGGAGAAGAGAGAGAATATTGCTGCAATGGCTGTGCAGAGCTATCTTCGATGTTACTGGAGAATGGACTGGATCGTTTCTACGAGATTAGAGGCGGACAGACAATGGAGCCTATCCAAGCAGAAAATCTAAATAACGAATCCGTCTTGGAGTATGATAACGAGTCCGTTTACTCCGAATACTTGGAGAAAACGAAAGAAGGATACAGCGGACTTATCACAGTTTCCGGGATCCATTGTTCCGCATGCGTTTGGTTAATAGAAACAGTCCTTCCTAAAACAAAAGGAATCCAAGATGCAAGGGTGAATTTCGGGACGGGAAGATTGAAAGTAGAATTCGATCCTTCTAAAGTAAGCCTGGGCTCTATTCTAAACTTAGTTAGAAAATTAGGATATTCTCCTAGTCTCTATTCCCCCTTAAAAGCAGAATCCAAAGTAGAGAAACCGTTCCGAGATCTCGGGATCAGAATGGCAGTAGCTGGATTCTGCTGGGGAAACATTATGCTCTTCTCCGCCAGTTTATATGCAGGCTACTTCCAAGGAATGGACGTAAATATGAAAAATCTATTTCATTACGTTTCCTGGATGCTCGCCACTCCCGTATATTTATATTCCGGATATCCATTCTGGAAAGGAGCCTTCGAAGCCTGGAAGCACAAACTTCTTTCTATGGATGTGCTCCTATTCATAGGAGTCAGCTTAGCATATTTCTATAGCATCTATGTTACCATCTCCGAGAGAGGAGAAGTCTATTTCGACTCCGTATGCACCATCTACTTTTTCATTCTTCTAGGAAAATACTTAGAAGCGATGATACGCTACAAGGCAGGTACTAAGATCGGAGAATTACTCTCCCTTCTCCCAGAAGAATACGAAGTGCAGAGAGAAGGAGTCTGGTCAAAATTTCCGGCCGGCAAAATCAGAAAGGGAGATCTAGTCAGACTCGTCCATGGAAGCAAGGCTCCAGTGGATGGACTCTTGAAAACAAGAGAAGCATTCTTCGATGAAGCGGTATTAACAGGAGAAAGCGAACCAATCCGAAAATCAATGCAGGAAGAAATCAAAGCGGGTTCTCTCTGCCTTTCAAGCGATGTATTATTCCTTTCCTCAGGAACTTCCCAAGAAAGTTCGCTTGCTCAAATCGGGAAATTATTAGAGGAATCTTTATTAAAGAAACCTAAAATTCAAAGAACTACAGATAAGATGGCATCCGTATTCATCAAGATCGTACTTGCTATCGCAATTTGTACATTTTTGTATTGGTGGAAGTTCGACTCTATTGAATCTGCATTATTAAATACGATCAGTGTATTGATCGTAGCCTGCCCTTGTGCATTGGGCCTAAGCGTGCCTGCAGCACTTGTAGTAAGCCACCTACTCCAATCCAAAGAAGGAATTCTAATAAAGAATCCGGAAACGGCAGAGACACTTGCTAAAGTAGATCGGATCTTCTTTGATAAGACCGGCACCTTAACTATGGGAAAACTAGAACTCACAAGAGAACTAATCCTAGAAAAAATGGAAAGGATAAAAGAAGAAAGAGCCATCGCAGTGGATCTTGAAAAACATTCCTCTCATCCAATAGCAAAATCTTTCGTAAAAGGACTTTCATCCGACTCTGACTTGTCGATACCTTGGATCTCATTGGAAGAATTCCCAGGACAAGGAATCGAGGGAAAGAAAGAAGATGGGATATACAGGATCGGAAACAGAAGATTCGCAAGCGATTCAACTCCAGAGAACGATGGACTCATTTATCTTTCCAGAAATTTCAGACTTCTAGCTGCCTGGGAATTCAAAGATAAAGAAAGACCAGAAGCTGAGACAAGTCTGCCTCAAATCAGATCCCTAGTAAAAAATCTGGAGATCCTTTCCGGAGATATTTCCTCTAAGGTAGAAGCTCTCGCATCTAAATTAAGAATTTTTGAATATTCTTCTAATCTTTCCCCTTCTCAAAAAAGGGATAGGATATTGGAGGCCCAATCCAAAGGAGAAGTGGTTGCTATGGTGGGCGATGGGATCAACGACTCTGCATGTATCGCCCAGGCAGACATAGGAATCTCTATGGGAATGGGATCCGATCTTAGTCTAGACAGATCCGATATTATTTTAACCAAAAACCGCTTGGATTCTTTGCCTAAGTCCATATTGATCGCCAGAAAAACGAAAACGATCATCCTCCAAAATATCTACCTATCCTTAGTTTATAATTCCATTATGATCCCTCTTGCTTTTTCCGGATTCATGCTTCCGGTGATCTGCGCAGGATTCATGACCTTGAGTTCTTTTACTGTTGTTCTAAATTCGGTTTCCATGAGGAGTAGAGTTCGACTATGAATATATTATATCTTACCATCCCGATCGCACTTATCATTTCCTTCGGAGCATTTTACGTTTTCATTATAAACTACAGATCCGGTCAGTATGAGGACATAGAAGGTCCGAAGTATAGAATGCTTTTCGACGAGGAAAATCCTCGCAAATAAAAGGAGTAAATATGGAACTCTTTCTAAGCTTAGCTCTCGCCTCTTTTTTAAATGGGCTCACAGGATCGATTCATTGCGCAGCGATGTGCGGACCTCTAGCAGGAAGCCTTGGCCTAAAATTTGCAAATTCCGGAAAGAAAAAGAACCGTATATTACAACTTTCTTATAATTCGGGAAGATTCTTCTCTTATACCACCATAGGCCTCCTACTGGGTTTTCTGGGAGAAGTCACGAATCTTTCTCTATCTAAATTATTACCCATGCAAGAATTC from Leptospira semungkisensis encodes the following:
- a CDS encoding FixH family protein, giving the protein MDKSLKRAFLLIKLTFLSLFVATFFTVKIALAGHTPPVDSDYYEKGLRYDQTVASQKELLASGYHFESNLLSDPNSLKVGKQNILIFLKKGEEPIRGADLEFRLERSATDSFNKILHLKEVSAGKYSGELDIPFAESWRIQISAKTESGTLQKTTQIKVLH
- a CDS encoding heavy metal translocating P-type ATPase, with protein sequence MLVKTLCFHCNSPIEGGPIFRTIKGEEREYCCNGCAELSSMLLENGLDRFYEIRGGQTMEPIQAENLNNESVLEYDNESVYSEYLEKTKEGYSGLITVSGIHCSACVWLIETVLPKTKGIQDARVNFGTGRLKVEFDPSKVSLGSILNLVRKLGYSPSLYSPLKAESKVEKPFRDLGIRMAVAGFCWGNIMLFSASLYAGYFQGMDVNMKNLFHYVSWMLATPVYLYSGYPFWKGAFEAWKHKLLSMDVLLFIGVSLAYFYSIYVTISERGEVYFDSVCTIYFFILLGKYLEAMIRYKAGTKIGELLSLLPEEYEVQREGVWSKFPAGKIRKGDLVRLVHGSKAPVDGLLKTREAFFDEAVLTGESEPIRKSMQEEIKAGSLCLSSDVLFLSSGTSQESSLAQIGKLLEESLLKKPKIQRTTDKMASVFIKIVLAIAICTFLYWWKFDSIESALLNTISVLIVACPCALGLSVPAALVVSHLLQSKEGILIKNPETAETLAKVDRIFFDKTGTLTMGKLELTRELILEKMERIKEERAIAVDLEKHSSHPIAKSFVKGLSSDSDLSIPWISLEEFPGQGIEGKKEDGIYRIGNRRFASDSTPENDGLIYLSRNFRLLAAWEFKDKERPEAETSLPQIRSLVKNLEILSGDISSKVEALASKLRIFEYSSNLSPSQKRDRILEAQSKGEVVAMVGDGINDSACIAQADIGISMGMGSDLSLDRSDIILTKNRLDSLPKSILIARKTKTIILQNIYLSLVYNSIMIPLAFSGFMLPVICAGFMTLSSFTVVLNSVSMRSRVRL
- a CDS encoding acetyl-CoA hydrolase/transferase family protein, producing MANFVSPEEAISEIKNGDRVFIHSVFAAPSVLIQSLTSRSKDLKDIEIVHIHTEGEAPYSSQGNESAFRTNALFVASNMRQAVAEGRADYLPIFLSEAPSLFRKKILPIDIALISVSPPDKHGFCSLGVSIDISKAAVDSATLVIAQVNRNMPRTHGDGLIHISKIHKLVEGHIPLLEAKHSEPDPIEQKIGEHIASLVEDGATLQMGIGSIPDAVLSCLTNHKDLGIHTEMFSDGVIPLVEKGIVTGSQKKIHRGKIATGFVMGTRKLYDFVDDNPEVVFLDMGYINDTDNIRKNPKVTAINSAVEVDLTGQVCADSIGTYQYSGVGGQMDFIRGASLSEGGKPIIALPAATSKGLSRIVPILKPGASVTTTRAHVHYVITEYGVANLYGKNLRQRARLLIDIAHPDHREELEKQAHERFKGPHL
- a CDS encoding cbb3-type cytochrome c oxidase subunit 3, coding for MDLDTLQIYKALRLPLLGFSIIYIIFYVYKNSRKERLEEPKYKMLEED
- the ccoG gene encoding cytochrome c oxidase accessory protein CcoG, with the translated sequence MIISRPMSGKIRTARNYVQTVLILLFFVTPWLRWNGMQLIRLDIPERKFFLFGNIFAPQEGYFLHFFLIGAGLCLFLFTSLIGRVWCGWACPQTIYSDVFDYIGGLIQGSKYGKKDSPLIGRAVTHTVWFLVSALASAAWIAYFADPYLMLSYFQKFEIREELPTWTYFFGFFTLAMYADIAFVREQFCKYACPYARFQTVMMDTNSINITYDFNRGEPRRKGTTKIGDCTACNMCLVVCPTGIDIREGTNVWCIACGKCSDACTKQMQKEGKKTLIGYWSENQIKEKTNSIKWIRPRTVVYAGGLLLVLTVLSLLLWERVPLYLSVLADRNIQPVDVGDGKVRNFYEAQMQNLTLENRSLRFEIQRTDLEGVRRLWIGGTEEAVVELPANSDRRYRLFIELEPTPQDASQKSHEITLKVYDIHDPKFQKTNVVPFLLPISIAKKKNQSVARNIWTRVSNEPFFL
- the ccoO gene encoding cytochrome-c oxidase, cbb3-type subunit II gives rise to the protein MNWFDKLLDWFSGFTEQWEKHGVKFTAYTTVAVLIGGIFELIPPFFLTKTAEPIAGTRPYNALELAGRDIYQREGCNNCHTQMVRPFKWEVDRFDPQHSYGKDGYSKAGEFVYDHPFLWGSKRTGPDLAHESQIQPSAEWHRTHLINPRDTAKGSIMPSYPWLFEESSSLDAKEIAAHMKGLRKIGVPYTDEDIASVASLTTGKTEGDALIAYLLKLGKDTAELSKNLQ
- a CDS encoding cbb3-type cytochrome c oxidase N-terminal domain-containing protein, yielding MSDPNKEFDGIRQDDNPLPTWWKWVFFGSVVFAIFYAIYFHKYSDWGTTEYYSAQVKDYEKEFPNKNLKVETVDGVNPFRNNSEAITAGQTTFQTYCVACHGPTGEGLVGPNLMDKQWLHGNTDKQIYETVMKGVPVEKTKLGRGPMPPHENSLGSEKIYQVMAWLAARNPDLKASN
- the ccoN gene encoding cytochrome-c oxidase, cbb3-type subunit I, encoding MSSFEQKYNDGIVKGFLISALVWGIASMLVGVWIAFQMVYPELNIGPYFTFGRLRPLHTNAAIFGFALSIIFATGYHTVQRLCRVRIWSDKLANLHLALYNLSIILAAITLPLGLSQSKEYAELEWPLDLLIVIWFVIFIVNYFGTIFTREEKQLYVAIWFYIASWVTIPILFIVNNLSIPVSWIKSYSVYAGVYDANIQWWYGHNAVAFVLTTPFLGLMYYYLPKHIKQPIYSHRLSIIHFWSLIFIYIWAGPHHLLYSPLPDWLQTTGMVFSIMLWMPSWGGMLNGFLTLTQAKEKIKTDATLKMILVGITFYGMSTFEGPLLSIRSVSGLGHNTDWIIGHVHGGTLGWVGMMSFAAIYYLVPRIWNTNLYSEKLANFHFWVATLGILLYIVSMWVSGITEGSMWRAIDSTGALKYPNWVQITETLKPYRLFRGIGGGLYFIGLLTMIYNVIRTIRTSGNGFKEIDLRVGLKEAKA
- the ccoS gene encoding cbb3-type cytochrome oxidase assembly protein CcoS, whose protein sequence is MNILYLTIPIALIISFGAFYVFIINYRSGQYEDIEGPKYRMLFDEENPRK